Sequence from the Nocardiopsis sp. YSL2 genome:
CGCAGCGCGCCCCCACGGGCGATGGCGGGCGACGGGTGGGCGGCGCGTGGCTCACTTGCCGCCGACCCCCATCAGCCCGGCCACCAGCGAACGGCGTGCCACCAGGTAGACGATGAAGAGCGGAACGGTGGACAGCACCACGGCGGTGAGCAGGCCGGGCACGTCGACCCGGTACTCGCCCTGGAACTCGAAGAGCCCCATCGTGATGAGCCGCTTGTCGTACGACTGGGTGAGGATGAGGGGGAACAGGAAGCCGTTCCACGCCTGGAGCGCGGAGTAGACCGCCACGGTGCTCAGCCCGGGCCTGGACAGCGGCACCACCAGTTGGACGAAGGTGCGCACCGATCCGGCGCCGTCCAGGGCCATGGCCTCGTACAGCTCCTCGGAGATGTCGCGCATGGACCCGACCAGGATCAGCATGCAGACCGGCAGCGCGAACGCCGCCGTGGGCAGCACGATCGCGGTCAGCGAGTCGTACAGGCCCATCTCCACGATGATGAGGTAGACGGGGATGATGACCGCCTGGGACGGGATCGCCAGCCCCAGCAGGAAGGCGCGGAAGACCCCGTTGGTCCACCGGGTGCGCGAGCGCACCACGGCGTACCCGGCGGTCGCCGACAGCGCCACCACGATCACCACCACGGCCAGGGTGACGATCGCGGTGTTGAGCACGAAGCCCAGGAGTCCGTTCTCGATCGCGGTGGCGTAGTTGTGCAGGGTCGGGTCGCTCGGCGGCGTCAGCGGCCCCTCGGAGGTGTAGTTCTCGCTGCGCTGGAAGGTGGCCACGAGCAGGGCGTACAGCGGCACGCCCACGACGGCCAGCCACAGCAGGGACCCCGCTCCCGCGAGGAGGTTGGGCCGCCGGCGGTGTGCGGCGGACGGGCGTGTCCGGACGGCCCCGGTCGTCCGGGGCCGGGTGGTCGTGGTGCTCAAAGGCCCTCCCGGGTGCTGCGCATCGTGCCGAAGCCGGTGAAGCGGACGAGCAACAGGGCGATGACGGTCGCCACGACCACGAGGGTGAAGGCGATCGCGCTGGCGTAGCCCAGCTCCCAACTGCGGAAGCCCGCGCGGTACATCAGGAACGGCACGATGGTGGTGTCGGTGCCCGGCCCTCCGCCGGTGAGGATCAG
This genomic interval carries:
- a CDS encoding carbohydrate ABC transporter permease, translated to MLWLAVVGVPLYALLVATFQRSENYTSEGPLTPPSDPTLHNYATAIENGLLGFVLNTAIVTLAVVVIVVALSATAGYAVVRSRTRWTNGVFRAFLLGLAIPSQAVIIPVYLIIVEMGLYDSLTAIVLPTAAFALPVCMLILVGSMRDISEELYEAMALDGAGSVRTFVQLVVPLSRPGLSTVAVYSALQAWNGFLFPLILTQSYDKRLITMGLFEFQGEYRVDVPGLLTAVVLSTVPLFIVYLVARRSLVAGLMGVGGK